A stretch of DNA from Sphingopyxis sp. MWB1:
CAGCAAATTGCGCGACCCCCGGCGAAAGCCGGAGTCCAGAGCGGGACAGCGCTACGCAGCGAAACCCTTGGCCTTGCTCTCTATCTGTGGCCCTAGGGGACAGCGAGAGCCGATCGGCCCCTCACGCCTCCTGCCAGCGCGCAGGCAGGCTGATCTCGCACACCAGCCCCGTCGGCTCCCACCGCCGTTCGATCGTTCCGCCCAGATTGTTGCGGACGCTGCGTTCCATCAGCAAGGTGCCAAAGCTGGTGCGCTCTGGGGGGATCACTTCGCCTTCCCCGCCCGTCTCGGTCCAGCGCAGCCGGAACTGGCGCTGTTCGACATTTTCGTCATCCTGCGACCATTGAACATCGACGCGGCCATGTTCGGTCGACAAGGCGCCATGCTTGACCGCATTGGTCGCCAGCTCGTTGAAGAGCAGCGCCATGGAGACCAGGGCATTTTCCGGTAACAGTAGGTCAGGGCCTTCCCAGCGGATGCGCGGAAAGGCGGCCTCGACCTCGCGCAACAGCGCATGAATCGAGCCGGTGAGGAAATTGGCGCCCAGCAAGACATTTTGCGCACGGTTGAGCGCGTCGAGCCGGCTGCTGATCCGGTCGACATAGTCTTCGACGTCGCGCGAATTATGCCGGGTCAAGGAAATGATGGCGCCCACGGTGGCAAAAAGGTTCCGCATTCGGTGGTGCAATTCGCGCATCAGCAAATTGGCATTTTCCTGGCGGCTCTTCTGCTCGGTAATGTCGATGTTGATACCGGTCAGCACCGCTTCATTGCTGCGCACATCCCAATCCGCCCGCCCGGCAAGCCAGCGCACCCCGCGGTCGGGATGAAGGACGCGGAAATCGCTCGAATAAGGGACACCATTGCCGATGGCGTCGTCGAGCGCGGCGCGCACCTTGTCGCGGTCATCGGGATGAATACGTTCCATGGCCGCGTCCGCAGTCGTCAACCGCTCATAATCGCCGCCCCATAATTCGGCGGTGGCCCCGCGCCATTTCAATCCTCTTTTATCGGGATCAAGCTGCCAGATGGCCACGCTCGAAAAATCAAGCGCGCGCTCCAGCATATGGCGCGTTTCATCGCGCTGGAAAGCGGTGCGGCGCAATTCGGCCTCGGCCATGACAATCGCCGCAAAATCTTCCAGCCGCTGCATTCCCCGCGCATCGGGGGCTTCGCGCGCCTTGCGATCAATGATGCATAAAGTGCCGATGACCGCGTCATTGGGCGCACGAAGGGGAACCCCGGCGTAAAAACGGATGTGGGGATCATCCCTTACCAGGGGATTGTCGCGAAAACGCGGGTCTTCCAGGGCGTTCGAAACCACCACTGGCCGCTCTTCCACCACCACATGCTGGCAAAAGCTGATGTCCCGCGGGGTTTCCGGAACATCCAGCCCATGCACCGATTTAAACCATTGTCGGCGGTCATCGACCAGCACCACCAACGCGATCGGCACATCGAACAAATCGGCGACCAACGCAGTCACCCGGTCGAATGCCTGTTCGGGGGACGTGTCCAGCAGCCGATATTCACGCAGCGTTTCCAGCCGCTCCTGTTCGCGCATATCGTCTTGACGCTGGTTGCTGACTGCCAAATCCCGCCCCTCTTTATCCGTCGAGGCCGTCATATCCTTCTGCCTCTCGGATTGCTCTGCCATGAATCGGGTTCCCAAAAAAGCGTCTCGGACCGTCAATATGGAAAAGCGTTTCATTCCATTTGCTTATCACGGCCTCCTGGCGCCACTGAAGGATTCTACGCATTTCCTCCCTACAAGTTGCAGGAGACAAAGCGTCTTTTGAATTAAATGGGAACCGAAACGCTTCAGCGCGCGTATCTCGCTTTCATTGTGGGAGGCAATCAATGGGTTTGGGCGAAGAGATTCGTGGACATTTACCGTTTCTGCGCCGCTATGCGCGCGCATTGACAGGCAGCCAGCAGCATGGCGATAATTTTGTCCACACGACGCTTGAGGTGATCGTCGCTGCCCCTGAAGAGTTCAGCGCCGGGCATGGAAGCCGTATTGACCTTTACCGTCATTTCCATCGCATATGGGAAAGCGCCTTCCTCACCGATGGCGAAGGTGATGACACCGAGGAAGACCCGCTGGTGCGCGCCGCCAACCGCCGCCTTGCCATCATGACTCCGCTTGCGCGGCAAATCTTGCTGCTTACCGCTCTCGAAGGCTTTAGCGTCGCCGATACCGCCATTATCACGGGCACCGATGACAAAACGGTCGAGCGACTGCTTGAAGAGGCCGTTGCCGAAATCGACAGGGAATCGCGCACCTCGGTCTTGATCATCGAAGATGAACCGCTGATCGCCATGGAACTGGAACAGATTGTCCGCAGCTTGGGGCATGAAGTCGCGGGCATCGCCACCACCCATGACGATGCCGTCGCGGCTTTTGAACGCACCGAAGCCGGATTGGTGCTCGCCGATATTCAGCTTGCCGACGGGTCTTCGGGGATTGATGCAGTGCAGGACATATTGGCGCGCGCGCCCGTTCCTGCCATTTTCATCACCGCTTTTCCCGAACGCTTGCTCACCGGCAATTGCGTCGAGCCCACCTTCCTCATTTCCAAGCCTTTTCGGGAAAATACGGTGCGCGCGGCGATCAGCCAAAGCCTGCTTTTCACCCCCCAGCTTGCAGCCTGAGCAGCGGGCTGGGCCGGCCGTGGCCCGGGCCTTTCCACTTTCACTCACCCCAAGGGCGCTGAAACCATGTCGAAATTATATAATATTTTGATAAATAAAGACAATATCGAAATGTGGCGGCCGCCCCGACCTTACGCTCCATGACACTTTCGCCAACTTCCACACACGAAACGCACGACCGGAAATGGCGACTGCTTATTTACCCAGCACCCGCCCCGTCAGATCCTCTACCTTGTCCATGATCGCGGCAAAGGCTTCGCTCGGCAATATATCGCCGGCCTCCCGGCCGGGCATCATATTTCCTGTGCCGTCCAATATGGACTGCAGCGCACTGCGCGCGCGCGACACGCGGCTTTTCATCGTCCCTACCGCGCAGCCACAGATGGCAGCTCCTTCTTCATAGGAAAGCTGCCCCGCACCGATCAGGATCAGCGCCTCGCGCTGGTCGACTGGCAGCATCAGCAGCGCCCGCTGAACATCGGCAAGATGCAGGCAGTCATCCTGATTGTCAGGCGCGATCAGCAGGCGTTCGGCAGCGATTTCATCATATTCTGCGGTGAATTTACGGCGGCGCAGCTGCGACAGAAAACAATTGCGCAAAATGACGAAAGCCCAGCTTTTCATGCTTGCCGGACCGGGAATATAGGTGGCGCGCGCTTTCCACGCCTTCATCATCGTTTCCTGCACCAGATCGTCGGCCAGGTCTGCATTGCCGCACAGGCTGCGCCCGAAGGCGCGCAAATGCGGCAGCATCGCCGCAAGCTCGCGCTTGAAGCAGTCGTCGTCGAGTGGCTGGGATAAGGTGTCGCTGATAAGATGCCCTTTGTTAAGACGGAGGCTGCCCGAGACGAGCCATAACCGACCGCCGTCCGACACTAGACTAGCGGACCAAAGCGGCGGTGCAAAGCAAAGCGTTACACAATCCGCTGCAATTGCGGAGTGATAACCAGCCTTCTCGCTTGATCAGGCGCCTGGGGTCAGGCGCGAGGCCGGTTCCCCAGTGCCAGAAAATTGGTCATCATTCGCTCGTCTTCTCGGTCGAGCGTCCCGCGGGCGGCAAGCCGCTCCAAATCCTGCACATATTCGCCCTCAACATGATGAAAAAGCATCGACCAACCGGCAAAATCGCGCCGGTCCACTGGCCGCCGCCGCACCTCGACCATGCCCGAATGGCGCGGGTCCATACGAATGATTTGTAAACAGGCTTCGAGCTTTGCCTCCGGCCCTTCCAATATCTGGAAAAAATTGCGGCCGTTGAATAGCAAAGCCCCGGTCAGTCCTGCGCGCTCATTATTCCGCTGCGCTTGCGCCACAAGCCGGGAAATATCCTTTTCGCTGATCATGGGGTCCGCGACGCTGACATAGGCAATGGATAACAATGACGGCTCCTCTTTCGACCGGGTTGGATTCGCCATCATGGTCCGCAAGGAGCCGTGCCGGGAAGGCAAAGCCAAGGAACAATAGGGGCAGGGGTGATGCTCCCATTATGCGGGCTTTTCTTGCGAGGGGCTATGCAAAAATTGCGCAAAGCGCGGAACCAGCGCCGCGCTGCCTCGTTGCTCTACCATGGCTACACACGGCAACAACAGGATGAATGACAGGGCGCCCCCCAGCGGCTCGTCCGGCGCACAGGATTCGCCATCGGGCGGAAGCGCGGCCCATGGCGTAACCAAGGGCAGCTTTCCAGGGACCGACAGCGATCAATGGCACCGAACCCTGACGGGGCGCCAATCGCCCGAGCCTGTGACGGCAAAGCTTCGCATGATTTACGGCAATATTCTTGCCGAAAAGCTTCCCGACCAAATGCTCGACCTTCTGGCCGAGCTCGATCAAAAGAGTGCCAAACAATAATGGCCCATATCCAAGCCGCGCCGCAACCGACCAGTGACACGCGCCTGTCGGACCGTGAGTTCAAGGCTTTGCTCGCCGAGGTCATTCCGCATCTGCGCGCATATGGTCGCAGCCTGTCGGGAAATCCCGATCTCGCCGACGATCTGACGCAGGACACGATGGTCAAGGCCTGGGCCTCACGCGACCGCTTTGAGCGTGGCACCTCGATCAAGGCCTGGACATTCGTGATCCTGCGCAACACCTTCCTCTCGCAAATGCGCCGGAACAAGTTTCGCGGCGATTATGACGAAGCCGTAGTGGAGCGCACCCTCTCTTCACCCGCATCCCAAGAAGATACGGGCGAGATGGCCGATCTTCAGCGCGGACTGATGGAATTGCCGCAGGACCAACGCGAAGCGCTCATCCTCGTCGGCGCAGGCGGGCTTTCCTATGAGGAGGCTGCAGAGATTTGCAATTGTGCGCTTGGCACCATGAAAAGTCGCGTCTCTCGTGCACGCACCGCCCTCGAACAGATCATGGCGCGCGGCCAGTTTTCACAGCGGCGCGCCGATGCGGCCCCGGCGAGCGAAGCCATGGACGCAATCATGAACAGCGTTGAAGCCATCACCGCGCGGCGGAACGGCGCGCTGAGCTAAGGAATAGTTGCTTCAAATCGCTCGACTTCACAGCGGGGGCGCGTAAAACTTCATTCTTCCTTTCCAGCAAAGCGAGTTTTGAAGCGATGAGACGAATATCCGCCGTTGTCCTGCCAATCGCCGCCTTTGCTGCCGCCTGTTCGGCAGGCGCGCCCGACGGCAACGCCGCAGCAAGCAGCACAGTGAACAGCGCGATAGATGGCAATGGCGACCATCCCGCTGCGCCGCTTACGGAAGCGCCCTTTACGGTCACGGAAGTCGCAAGCTTCAACGAACCCTGGGCGATGACTTTCATCCCCGACACGCATTTGGCGCTCATCACTGAAAAATCTGGCCAACTCAAATTATGGCAAGAGGGCGGGGCCGTTCTCGACGTCGCAGGCGTGCCGCCGGTTGCCTATGGCGGGCAAGGCGGCTTTGGCGATGTGATCCTCGCGCCCGATTTCGCGACCAGCCGGATGATCTATCTCAGCTGGGTCGAAGCCGGACCGGAAAACAGCTATGGCGCGGTGGTTGGCCGGGCACGCCTTGCCAAGGGCGAAAGCCCCCGGCTGGAGGGGCTGGAACGCATCTGGGTCCAGCAGCCCAAGGTAACGGGCCGCGGCCATTATTCGCACCGCCTCGCCTTTTCGCCCGACGGCCAATATCTCTTCATCGGCTCTGGCGAGCGGCAGAAATTTGACCCCGCCCAGGATATGAAAGCCAATCTGGGTAAGATCGTCCGGATCAAGCCCGACGGCAGCGTGCCCGCCGACAACCCCTTTGCCGACCGGGGCGGGGTTACGGCGGAAATCTGGTCGCTGGGCCATCGCAATATATTGGGCCTTGCCTTCGACGGCGCAGGGCGCCTCTGGAATCAGGAGATGGGGCCCAAGGGCGGCGATGAAGTCAATCTGGTCGAACGGGGTTCCAACTATGGCTATCCCATTGTCTCCAACGGCGATCATTATAGCGGGGAGGACATCCCCGACCATCCGACCCGCCCCGAATTTGCCGCGCCCAAGCTGTGGTGGAATCCCGCTGTCTCCCCCGCCGGCCTCGCTTATTATGCGGGCGACCTTTATCCGGGCTGGCAAGACAGTCTGTTGATGGGCGCTTTGTCCGGCGAAGGGCTGGTGCGGATGAAGATCGTCGGCGACAAGCTCCACAAGGCGGATCGCTGGGGCTTTGGCGTGCGGATCCGTGAGGTCGAGGTGCGCGACGACGGCACTGTCTGGCTGCTTTCCGACGGGGCGGACGGCAAGCTGCTGAAGCTGGTTCCCAAAAGGTGACGAAGGCGCGCCGATCAAGGCGAGCGAAGGAGGGAGCGGGCCGCGATTTGGTTCTGCGCTCCCACCTTCCTATATGCCGCCGATGATCCGCGCCTTTCTCTCTCGCCGCGCCGAATGGCCCGTCCGCGTCCCCGATCCCGACGCGCCCCCACCACTCGGCCTTTTATGGCGCGAGGCGGCGTCGCTGCTGCGCGCCATGTCGGCGCGCGTGCGTCCCATGCCCCCCGAACCCAATCCTGACAGCGACCATCCCCCGGTGATCGTACTGCCGGGCTTTCTGTCGGGCGATTGGGCGACCAAGGGCTTGCGCGCCGATCTGCGCCGCGCGGGCTTTCGCTGCTATGGCTGGGGGCTGGGCTTCAATCGCGGGGCGACCCCTGACATCATGGAGCGCATCGACAGCCGCGTTCAGTGGGTGATCGACCGTACCGGGCGCGCACCTGCGCTGGTAGGATGGAGCCTTGGCGGCATTTATGCGCGCGAATATGCCAAGCGTCACCCCGACAAGGTTGCGCGGGTCGTCACCCTCGGCTCGCCCTTTTCGGGTAGCCGGCGTGCCAACCGCGCCTGGCGCCTCTATCATCTGATCGCGCGCCACCCTGTCGACAATCCCCCGGTCGATTTCCATCCCGCTCCGCGCCCGGAAATGCCGACCTTCGCCCTCTGGTCGAAACATGACGGGGTGATCGCCGTGAACAGCGCGCGCGGCCAGCCGCATGAAAGCGACCGGCAGATCGAGGTCGACTGCGGCCATATGGGCTTTGCCTATGCCCCCACATCGGTCGCGGCTATCGCCAAGGCGCTGACCGAAGAGGTGCACGAAGAGGCCGGGGCCATCGATGCCATCGTCAGCCGGGCGCGCGGCTGACATTTGGCGGGGGGGGGGGGCGCAGCGGCGCTCAGCACACATCGATCCGGTCCACCGGCGCGGGCAGCCAGGTCATCCGCATCCGTCCCGGCCTGCGTCCGGGGCGCCCCGTCACCGCAAAGCCGATACGGCGCAGCAAGGCGCGCGAGCGTCCATTGTCCGGGTGACATTCGGCGATGATCGTCGCGTCGGGCTGCCCCTCGGCGAGCGAGCGGACCAGCGCGCCAACGGCTTCGGTCGCAATCCCCTGCCCCCGCGCGCGCGCCGCGAACCAGTATCCGACCTCATATTCGCGCGACGCCAGGCGATGCACGCCGATGACGCCGATCAGCGCGCTGTCGGCATCGCGCACGGCGTGAAAGACATCGCCGCCGCCCGACCGCGCGATCAGCGCACAAGCATCGGCAAGGGTGAAGGGTGTCGGCAGGAAATGCACCTGCGACGTCACGCTATCGTCCGTGATCGCTGCCAGCGCCGCCGCATCATCGGCGTGCAGGGGCGCGATGCGGCACCGCGGGGTCGAAAGCGAAAGCAAAGTATCGGTCATGTCGCGTCTTCTTTCAAAAACGCACGCCGTAACCGTTGGGGGGTGGTATGATGATGACCATTCGCCTGTCCGGACACGGCGGCGATGGTCACAGGTTGATGCCATGCCGCTCCTAGATAAAGGAGCGCCAATACGCCTTGAATCGTTGGGTTCGGTCGTTGGTCATCGCCTGCTCCGCTATCAGGGCGCGTTGCAGCGATCAAGCGCATTTGCACCGCCCTGCCTCTGCGATGCAGTTAACAGGCCCGCAACCCTCTTCTGCCATAGGCCGCACATGGCCGCCGACACCGATCTCGACCGCCCGATCGTCGGCGCCGCGCAAAGCAGCCCCGAGGTCCCTGCCCCGCGCTGGAAGCTGGCCGCGCTCGCGGCGCTCCTTCTGATCCTCGTCGTTCAGCTTTTTCTCATGCTCCGTCCCGCCAGTCCCGAGGAACAGGTGCGCCGCGCGATGGAGGAGCTCCATCTGTCGGGCGCCACCATTGCCATAGGGAATGTCGGTGAAACGCGCCCACGCCTTGTCACCATCGACGCTGAGCCAGACGAATTCTACCGCTATTACAGCCTGTCGAAACCGATCACCGCTGCGCTGGTGCTCGATCAGGTGAGCAAGGGAAGATTGAGCCTCGACCAACAAATAGCAGGCGCCAGCGTCCGCCAGATCTTGCAACATCGCGGCGGCTGGGATCGGGAAATGGCAGGCGATCCGGTGCTGGAGCGCTCGGACCATAGCCCCTGCACCCGCCTGCCGCCTCCCACGGCCCGGCAGTTTGAACCCGGTACACGCTTTGTCTATTCGAACATCGGCTACTGCCTGCTGGGCGCGGCGGTAGAAAGGGCTTCGGGACAGGCTTATCCGGACCTGGCCCGCGCCATCCTCCCCGAAACCCGAGCCATGCGCTATGATCCATGGCTCGGTCCGGCGGGCGGCTGGTCGGGTGATGCCGCCACCTATTTCCGCTTCGCCGCGCGGCCCTTGCCCGCGATGACCGCAGCCCGGCCTGTCGGCGAAACAGCTACGGAATATTTCGGGCTTGGCTGGAAAGTCCATGCCGATGGCAGCCTGTCGCATTTCGGCGCCTATCGCACCGGCGATTATGCGCTGGTCCTGCGGCAGGGGACGCGCATCACCCTTGCCCTCTTTCATGGGAATCCACCCGATTATGAAGGCGCGCGCGACCATTTGCGCGGTCCGCTCACCGCCCTGTCCGATAGCATCGACTAGCTTTTCATCGCCGAAGCGCTTGACGACGCGCTATCATGTATTATTTAAAGTTACATGAAACGCGACAGCCGCCTTTCGGGCATATTGCATGTGCTGCTTCATATGGCCGAGGCCGGGCAGCCCCTGACGTCCGAACAGCTTGCGCAGGCGATGCAAAGCAATGCCGCCGTGGTGCGCCGTATTCTTGGTGGCTTGCGTAACAGAGAAATGGTGCGCAGCGAAAAGGGTCATGGCGGGGGCTGGACCCTCGCTTGCGACCTGTCGGCGATCACCCTGCGTGACATTTATGAGGCGATCGGCGCGCCGCGCCTGATGGCGATGAGCAACCGCACCGAAGCCCCCGGCTGCCTGGTCGAACAGGCGGTCAATGCCGCGCTCGACAGCAGTTTTTCTGAAGCGGAAACGCTTCTCCTTACGCGCTTCGAGCAAGTGACACTGGCCGCACTTGCGGCCGACTTTCATGCGCGCATGGCTGCGCGCTCCTCCACTCCGAAAAAGGAAACTCCCGATGGCTGACGGTGCCCGGCATTTTCTCCACATGTTCAAGGACACTGCGGCGGTTGCCCGCTATAATGACGGCCCACGCCGCTTCGTCCCCGGCCTTGATGGTCTGCAACGCATGACGACCCTTTTGCTCGCCGAACGCGTACCCGCCGACGCGCATATATTGGTGTTGGGCGCCGGTGGAGGCAGCGAGATGCGCGCCTTTGCCGATGCTCATCCCGGCTGGCGCTTCACCGGGGTCGATCCGGCCGGGCCGATGCTCGATCTGGCGGCGGAGGTGATGGGGCCGCATCGCGCGCGCGCGCAAATGGTCGAAGGGGTCATCGACGATGCACCCGTCGGCCCCTTCGATGGCGCCGCTTGCCTGCTCACGCTGCATTTCCTCGCCTATGCCGAGCGGGTGCGTACGCTCAAGGCGCTTCGCGCGCGGCTTCGGTGCGGCGCACCCTTTGTCGCCGCCCATGGCAGCTTCCCGCAGGAAGCGGACGCACGCGACCGCTGGCTCGACCGCTATGCCGCCTTTGCAATAGCGTCAGGGGGTGACCCCGAACAGGTTGCCAAGGGGCGACAGGCGGTCGCCGAGCATGTCGACATGCTCAGCCCCGAAGCGGATGAAGCCGCAATGCGCGAGGCGGGGTTCACCGGCATCGAGCAATTTTATCAGGGCTTCACCTGGCGCGGCTGGGTCGCCTATGGCTGAGATGGTTCGCCTTAACGGAAGGGCGGCTCGTTAAAGGCGCGCAATTTGCGGCTGTGCAGCTTGGCGCCTTCATCGCGCATCATTTCGCAGGCACGAATACCAATCTGCAGATGCGCGGCAATGGCTTCCTCGTAAAAGCGGTTCGCCTGCCCCGGCAGTTTGAGTTCGCCATGCAGCGGCTTGTCGCTGACGCAGAGCAACGTCCCATAGGGGACGCGAAAGCGATAGCCTTGCGCCGCAATCGTCGCGCTTTCCATGTCGATGCCGATGGCGCGCGATTGGGAAAAGCGCAGCGCGCTGTCGCTATAGCGCAATTCCCAGTTGCGGTCGTCAGTGGTGACGACCGTGCCGGTCCGCATCCGCTTTTTCAGATCCGCGCCGCTCGTCCCCGATACCGATTCCGCCGCGCTCGCCAGCGCCTGCTGTACCTCGGCAATGGGCGGAATGGGAATTTCGGGTGGCAAAAGCTGGTCGAGAATATGGTCGTCGCGCAAATAGGCGTGGGCGAGCACATAATCGCCGATCCGCTGGCTGGGGCGCAGCCCCCCGCAGTGGCCGATCATCAGCCAGGCTTCGGGGCGCAGCACCGCCAGATGGTCGCAGATCGTCTTGGCATTCGATGGCCCGACGCCGATGTTGACCAGCGTGATGCCCCCGCCATCGGGCGCAACCAGATGATAGGCCGGCATCTGGTGCCGTCGCCATGCGCTGTCCGCAACCAGTGCGCTGGCATTGGTGCCCGGCTGGTCGACATAAAGGCCGCCCGCTCCGGCGAGCGCCGTGTAAAATCCGTGCCCCACCTGCGCGCCGGCCCAGGCGACAAATTCATCGACATAGCGATGATAGTTGGTGAACAGGATATAGCGCTGAAAATGTTCGGGCGCGGTGCCGGTATAATGGCGCAGCCGCGCGAGGCTGAAATCGGTACGCAACGCATCGAACAGCGCCAGCGGTTGCGGCGCGCTGGGATCGAGGCCGAACAGGCCATCGGCCAGCTCATCGCCGATATCGG
This window harbors:
- a CDS encoding sensor histidine kinase is translated as MAVSNQRQDDMREQERLETLREYRLLDTSPEQAFDRVTALVADLFDVPIALVVLVDDRRQWFKSVHGLDVPETPRDISFCQHVVVEERPVVVSNALEDPRFRDNPLVRDDPHIRFYAGVPLRAPNDAVIGTLCIIDRKAREAPDARGMQRLEDFAAIVMAEAELRRTAFQRDETRHMLERALDFSSVAIWQLDPDKRGLKWRGATAELWGGDYERLTTADAAMERIHPDDRDKVRAALDDAIGNGVPYSSDFRVLHPDRGVRWLAGRADWDVRSNEAVLTGINIDITEQKSRQENANLLMRELHHRMRNLFATVGAIISLTRHNSRDVEDYVDRISSRLDALNRAQNVLLGANFLTGSIHALLREVEAAFPRIRWEGPDLLLPENALVSMALLFNELATNAVKHGALSTEHGRVDVQWSQDDENVEQRQFRLRWTETGGEGEVIPPERTSFGTLLMERSVRNNLGGTIERRWEPTGLVCEISLPARWQEA
- a CDS encoding response regulator, producing MGLGEEIRGHLPFLRRYARALTGSQQHGDNFVHTTLEVIVAAPEEFSAGHGSRIDLYRHFHRIWESAFLTDGEGDDTEEDPLVRAANRRLAIMTPLARQILLLTALEGFSVADTAIITGTDDKTVERLLEEAVAEIDRESRTSVLIIEDEPLIAMELEQIVRSLGHEVAGIATTHDDAVAAFERTEAGLVLADIQLADGSSGIDAVQDILARAPVPAIFITAFPERLLTGNCVEPTFLISKPFRENTVRAAISQSLLFTPQLAA
- a CDS encoding sigma-70 family RNA polymerase sigma factor, whose translation is MLPHLRAFGRSLCGNADLADDLVQETMMKAWKARATYIPGPASMKSWAFVILRNCFLSQLRRRKFTAEYDEIAAERLLIAPDNQDDCLHLADVQRALLMLPVDQREALILIGAGQLSYEEGAAICGCAVGTMKSRVSRARSALQSILDGTGNMMPGREAGDILPSEAFAAIMDKVEDLTGRVLGK
- a CDS encoding BLUF domain-containing protein; its protein translation is MMANPTRSKEEPSLLSIAYVSVADPMISEKDISRLVAQAQRNNERAGLTGALLFNGRNFFQILEGPEAKLEACLQIIRMDPRHSGMVEVRRRPVDRRDFAGWSMLFHHVEGEYVQDLERLAARGTLDREDERMMTNFLALGNRPRA
- a CDS encoding NepR family anti-sigma factor — translated: MNDRAPPSGSSGAQDSPSGGSAAHGVTKGSFPGTDSDQWHRTLTGRQSPEPVTAKLRMIYGNILAEKLPDQMLDLLAELDQKSAKQ
- a CDS encoding sigma-70 family RNA polymerase sigma factor → MAHIQAAPQPTSDTRLSDREFKALLAEVIPHLRAYGRSLSGNPDLADDLTQDTMVKAWASRDRFERGTSIKAWTFVILRNTFLSQMRRNKFRGDYDEAVVERTLSSPASQEDTGEMADLQRGLMELPQDQREALILVGAGGLSYEEAAEICNCALGTMKSRVSRARTALEQIMARGQFSQRRADAAPASEAMDAIMNSVEAITARRNGALS
- a CDS encoding PQQ-dependent sugar dehydrogenase, producing the protein MRRISAVVLPIAAFAAACSAGAPDGNAAASSTVNSAIDGNGDHPAAPLTEAPFTVTEVASFNEPWAMTFIPDTHLALITEKSGQLKLWQEGGAVLDVAGVPPVAYGGQGGFGDVILAPDFATSRMIYLSWVEAGPENSYGAVVGRARLAKGESPRLEGLERIWVQQPKVTGRGHYSHRLAFSPDGQYLFIGSGERQKFDPAQDMKANLGKIVRIKPDGSVPADNPFADRGGVTAEIWSLGHRNILGLAFDGAGRLWNQEMGPKGGDEVNLVERGSNYGYPIVSNGDHYSGEDIPDHPTRPEFAAPKLWWNPAVSPAGLAYYAGDLYPGWQDSLLMGALSGEGLVRMKIVGDKLHKADRWGFGVRIREVEVRDDGTVWLLSDGADGKLLKLVPKR
- a CDS encoding esterase/lipase family protein; this translates as MPPMIRAFLSRRAEWPVRVPDPDAPPPLGLLWREAASLLRAMSARVRPMPPEPNPDSDHPPVIVLPGFLSGDWATKGLRADLRRAGFRCYGWGLGFNRGATPDIMERIDSRVQWVIDRTGRAPALVGWSLGGIYAREYAKRHPDKVARVVTLGSPFSGSRRANRAWRLYHLIARHPVDNPPVDFHPAPRPEMPTFALWSKHDGVIAVNSARGQPHESDRQIEVDCGHMGFAYAPTSVAAIAKALTEEVHEEAGAIDAIVSRARG
- a CDS encoding GNAT family N-acetyltransferase, coding for MTDTLLSLSTPRCRIAPLHADDAAALAAITDDSVTSQVHFLPTPFTLADACALIARSGGGDVFHAVRDADSALIGVIGVHRLASREYEVGYWFAARARGQGIATEAVGALVRSLAEGQPDATIIAECHPDNGRSRALLRRIGFAVTGRPGRRPGRMRMTWLPAPVDRIDVC
- a CDS encoding serine hydrolase domain-containing protein, which produces MAADTDLDRPIVGAAQSSPEVPAPRWKLAALAALLLILVVQLFLMLRPASPEEQVRRAMEELHLSGATIAIGNVGETRPRLVTIDAEPDEFYRYYSLSKPITAALVLDQVSKGRLSLDQQIAGASVRQILQHRGGWDREMAGDPVLERSDHSPCTRLPPPTARQFEPGTRFVYSNIGYCLLGAAVERASGQAYPDLARAILPETRAMRYDPWLGPAGGWSGDAATYFRFAARPLPAMTAARPVGETATEYFGLGWKVHADGSLSHFGAYRTGDYALVLRQGTRITLALFHGNPPDYEGARDHLRGPLTALSDSID
- a CDS encoding Rrf2 family transcriptional regulator → MKRDSRLSGILHVLLHMAEAGQPLTSEQLAQAMQSNAAVVRRILGGLRNREMVRSEKGHGGGWTLACDLSAITLRDIYEAIGAPRLMAMSNRTEAPGCLVEQAVNAALDSSFSEAETLLLTRFEQVTLAALAADFHARMAARSSTPKKETPDG
- a CDS encoding class I SAM-dependent methyltransferase; this translates as MADGARHFLHMFKDTAAVARYNDGPRRFVPGLDGLQRMTTLLLAERVPADAHILVLGAGGGSEMRAFADAHPGWRFTGVDPAGPMLDLAAEVMGPHRARAQMVEGVIDDAPVGPFDGAACLLTLHFLAYAERVRTLKALRARLRCGAPFVAAHGSFPQEADARDRWLDRYAAFAIASGGDPEQVAKGRQAVAEHVDMLSPEADEAAMREAGFTGIEQFYQGFTWRGWVAYG
- a CDS encoding AMP nucleosidase, translating into MTSTSSQENSDINARVDAIIDELQAAFRESVGNLKKAIAAYVRDGTLPPADAAATGLFDYPALRLVTTGEPREGQRGHNLSFGRFERAGVFETTVTRPDLFADYLRDQLSLLVRHYDVTLSVTRTGQQIPFPYVLDASDGSDMGSVTPLELARHFPTTELADIGDELADGLFGLDPSAPQPLALFDALRTDFSLARLRHYTGTAPEHFQRYILFTNYHRYVDEFVAWAGAQVGHGFYTALAGAGGLYVDQPGTNASALVADSAWRRHQMPAYHLVAPDGGGITLVNIGVGPSNAKTICDHLAVLRPEAWLMIGHCGGLRPSQRIGDYVLAHAYLRDDHILDQLLPPEIPIPPIAEVQQALASAAESVSGTSGADLKKRMRTGTVVTTDDRNWELRYSDSALRFSQSRAIGIDMESATIAAQGYRFRVPYGTLLCVSDKPLHGELKLPGQANRFYEEAIAAHLQIGIRACEMMRDEGAKLHSRKLRAFNEPPFR